The following is a genomic window from Ahaetulla prasina isolate Xishuangbanna chromosome 9, ASM2864084v1, whole genome shotgun sequence.
ggggggggatgCTCTAGGTTGACCCTCTTGTGCAAGAGAGACCGAACTGCACACTTGCACAAGATGGTAAACTTAACCCAGAGGGCTTTTTATAAAGTTCCTGGACAATGTTGCATTATCAAACAGGACTTTTGTAAAACTTTGAACAGCCAGTTGCTCAAACAATTAATAAGATCTCTCATGGCttattctgtcttttttctttccctttctcagaAAGCCTTCTTCTGCCTGATCATCTTCTCTCTCATGCTGGCTGCATGTCAAGGAGCCTGCTTTCGGGGTCCCTTTGATGCTGAGTTTATAGATGGTAACCACACTTTTGATACATTTGAGCAAATCAATGCTGTACTGCTTGCCAAAGTTTAATAATCCTAGCAGAACCATGGGCTTAATTTATAAAATCCAGGTTTTCATTAGTGGGCCAGGAAAAACCGATGGTGATCTAATCAATCATTAAAATATAATGGTAGTTAGTCAATTCAAAGAAATTTTATACTTCTCACATttatcccaaaggtcctttttcaggaggcaacttgactttcttgttttttctttgaagacgttttgtttctcatccaagaagcttcttcagttctgactggatggtggggaatggaaggattgatactccttgcagacagctggtcatttacatccttttagagggttgttgaggccactctgaggtttatctgtgtcctcaaggtcacctgagttaTGAAAATGATTCCTGTAATCTGCCATTTTTCCTCTGGggatccattcctactcccacaccattccaagggtgctaatcccaaattgtatagctaaaactctatagagattctcagtcatccaggtcatggttgtccatgtagagaatctctacagactttgtcAGATTTATCCAACAGTAGATTTCTGGTAGCAGACTCCAACTCTCGTAGCAGGTTTCTCGCCACAGCTTGGCAGTTTGGATTCTGCTACAGGTTCAACTTTCAACTCTTCAATTCTTGCTTCTCAGGTAAAGAGGTGAAGTTCAACTTATGTGTTGATACCTATGATAGGAGCAAGCATCTCATTGGGTCCACTTGGAATTCAGCTCATTGTTATAGATGCGAGTGCGATGGAAATGGATTGTCATGCTGCCACAGGTAGGAAAAGGTCCCAAGCGAGCATCACATATATTAAattgctctttttttctcttagGTTAGTGGTGCAGTAGCCTAGAAGtgaagctcttgcctcacaatcaggaggctgtaagttcaatcctaggtagaggcaggtatttctctctctggacactgatgagaatatatctgctgaatataactctgccTTGGCGACAGGAAGGATATCCGGCcactaaacactcagctccattcagttaccgAGGCTCCACTCCACGAGGGATTATGGgtttgttaaaagatgatgaagtTTCCTCTTAGGTTTAGCAGGAAACAGTTATTGAGATAGCGGATATTCAGGTATACATGGATAAACCTTCTACATAATTCTTCTGTATTAGAGGAACTTAGAGGGCAGCTGGAGGCAGacaaagaacaaagccaaagatgGCAAGTAAGAACCTTAGGACACACATTCTGATGACAGAGATAGGAAAATAATTACATCTCGGTCATTGCAGATAACTGTCCAGCAGCTCTCTTTTGGGTGATCAGGTGTGTCTCTTGGGTAAGGGGCAGGTGGGGGTGGCTTTCCTGGGTGGCTGTGAGGAATATTCCATCATtcaggtagaatttttttttaatttgcatttataccccgcccttctccgaagactcagggcggcttacattgtgtaaggcaatagtctcatcctatttgtatatttatatacaaagtcaacttattgcccccaacaatctgggtcctcattttacctaacttataaaggatggaaggctgagtcaaccttgggcctggtgggacttgaacctgcagtaattgcaggcagctgtgttaataacaaactgcattagtctgttgagccacaagaggcccttatcTCAGCTTTCCTCAGAGTTGGACCTTAGCTGGGCAGATCCTGACTGACTCCTGTTATCTGGTAAAGGTTTGAGTCAGTTGCTCTTGAGGAACTGGACATGGTCTTAGTAGATGTGAGATGGGTGACCTGTCCTGGACCCTTTGGCCAAATCAACCTTTCTCCCAGAAATAGTTCAATAGTTCTCTGCAAGTTCTAAGGAGGCAGATAATCATAGCGGTATTTGCCAATTAAAATCAATGTTGATTGACCATTacccctccttcttccccttcttccacCTCTTCCCCCCCCTCAAAGATATGGTGGTATTGGAGTTGTTCAAGGGTGCAATACGGTGATAAATCCAGTAACATGTAAACTTGAACACTATCGACTTGATGACCCATCGCAGCGCTGTGATGTCCCATCTCTTCACCTGGACAAACCGGAATAAATCTTTTTGTGCAAATGCAGCTGAATAAATCTCTCGCATCAGCATCTTAatcttttttcttgtcttttcttcttttattaaatAAGAATTATGTAAAACATGAAGCTGGTGTCGTGATGTCAACCCTGAAAAACAGAAGGATGCTGACTGTGTCAGTACGACACTCTACGTCAAACAATCACTGcttaatagcaatagaacttagactagactagactagac
Proteins encoded in this region:
- the LOC131204070 gene encoding small serum protein 5-like, producing MKAFFCLIIFSLMLAACQGACFRGPFDAEFIDGKEVKFNLCVDTYDRSKHLIGSTWNSAHCYRCECDGNGLSCCHRYGGIGVVQGCNTVINPVTCKLEHYRLDDPSQRCDVPSLHLDKPE